The Xiphophorus couchianus chromosome 14, X_couchianus-1.0, whole genome shotgun sequence genome includes a region encoding these proteins:
- the LOC114157475 gene encoding ubiquitin carboxyl-terminal hydrolase 47-like, which translates to MPRCPNLDSKYGSINHYTVMKFREKLDNLSISDHQGLSSPGLTCYLNSVLQVLFMTEEFREAVKRDWSKSPTATIDFHLGELFYTLEGGMAKTHNITKTLGIKDVFEQRDAAEYFEKILCRTNPDAAEIFKGELNHKTTCLNCKKTNDSKNFFWVLPLSMGDSKSRSYSVLKGWRSFFKAQRVCKDNQMFCSHCNQKHDADAEYEMTHCPDVLTLLLKRFSFDYQQNRYVKLNCRVDVAQTLEIKSCRYDLYAVVHHFGDLMGGHYTADIKSFETGNWYCFNDNTVKCINEVYVKSGQNQIRSSTAYLLMYKMMSGRPEETDGSAVGDRFLLSPEMGDRCNEAKPRDDLVFEDLLKTESQIEDMRHLNGDMTRDVEFKKKHSNSSRGRNEQLNQRATQRKPEGFMWLPADTEAKDSNLQMCYNNTDKSSDWMFQSSSSPIRDKGVNESRDKLGNYKTNKHLYYHSATKGRVESGGTTDVFCYGEDPAVASTQRNGLTFTRKTCSNSVNASDLSHIGASQSLRTETGSSGLQHFRTTSKSYQGKERTGTTDGSLRPKILEREKRYSPGKRNQTIKQHWK; encoded by the exons atgccaCGATGTCCAAACCTCGATTCAAAATATGGAAGCATAAATCATTACACGGTAATGAAATTCAGAGAGAAACTCGATAACTTGTCCATCTCAG ATCACCAGGGCCTGAGCAGTCCGGGGCTGACCTGCTATCTGAACAGCGTCCTGCAGGTCCTCTTCATGACCGAAGAGTTTAGGGAAGCAGTGAAAAG AGATTGGAGTAAAAGTCCAACAGCAACCATTGATTTCCACCTGGGGGAGCTTTTCTATACTTTAGAGGGAGGCATGGCCAAAACACacaacatcacaaaaacattggGCATCAAAGACG TTTTTGAACAACGTGACGCTGCTGAGTACTTTGAGAAGATCCTCTGTCGTACCAATCCAGACGCCGCTGAG ATATTCAAAGGTGAGCTGAATCATAAAACCACGTgtttaaactgcaaaaagacaaacGATTCGAAAAACTTCTTCTGGGTCCTACCGCTGTCAATGGGAGACTCAAAGTCTAGAAGCTACAGCGTG CTGAAAGGTTGGAGGAGTTTCTTTAAGGCACAAAGAGTCTGTAAGGACAATCAGATGTTCTGCAGTCACTGCAACCAAAAGCACGACGCCGACGCT GAGTACGAGATGACGCACTGTCCAGATGTTCTGACGCTGCTGCTGAAGAGGTTCTCCTTCGACTACCAGCAGAACCGTTACGTCAAGCTGAACTGCAGAGTTGATGTGGCCCAGACTTTAGAAATCAAG AGCTGCAGGTACGACCTCTACGCTGTGGTTCATCACTTCGGCGATCTGATGGGAGGCCATTACACTGCAGACATCAAGTCCTTTGAAACTGGAAACTGGTACTGCTTCAATGACAACACCGTTAAATGT ATCAATGAAGTGTACGTTAAATCTGGACAAAACCAAATAAG ATCATCGACAGCTTATCTCCTGATGTACAAAATGA TGAGTGGACGGCCCGAGGAGACTGATGGGAGCGCTGTGGGAGATCGTTTTCTTCTGTCACCTGAAATGGGAGACAGATGTAATGAGGCAAAACCAAGAGACGATCTTGTTTTTGAAGATCTCCTGAAAACTGAAAGCCAAATAGAAGACATGAGGCATTTGAACGGTGATATGACCAGAGATGTTGAGTTCAAGAAGAAACATTCAAACTCTTCCAGAGGAAGGAATGAACAATTGAAccaaagagcaacacaaaggaAACCAGAGGGATTCATGTGGCTACCAGCAGACACTGAAGCAAAGGATTCGAATTTGCAAATGTGTTATAATAACACAGATAAATCCTCAGACTGGATGTTTCAAAGCTCCAGCTCTCCTATTAGAGATAAAGGAGTAAATGAGTCCAGGGACAAACTGGGTAACtataagacaaacaaacatctttattaTCACAGCGCTACAAAAGGAAGAGTCGAGTCTGGAGGAACCACAGATGTGTTTTGTTACGGGGAGGATCCAGCTGTGGCATCAACTCAAAGAAATGGCCTGACATTTACTAGAAAGACTTGTAGCAATAGTGTTAACGCATCAGATTTATCACATATAGGGGCCTCACAGTCTCTCAGAACAGAAACTGGATCCAGTGGTTTGCAACATTTTAGGACAACATCAAAAAGCTATCAGGGAAAAGAGAGAACTGGTACGACAGACGGCAGCTTGAGACCTAAGATCCTGGAAAGGGAAAAACGTTACAGCCCAGGCAAGAGGaatcaaacaataaaacaacactGGAAATGA